One segment of Accipiter gentilis unplaced genomic scaffold, bAccGen1.1, whole genome shotgun sequence DNA contains the following:
- the LOC126037497 gene encoding uncharacterized protein LOC126037497 isoform X2, which yields MKRWSRLWVALTRILELQTFATAGAQQEQGGHGPTPPSASPPPPPLGSLTAPRPVQRERKRSPEGKGAGRPASIQSVARLSSPASESAPGLGAPPGAPPAPRTPLIAHFHTFCMARRNIWVVLILCTSCGLLLGDCKSEIW from the exons atgaagag atggtcccgactctgggtggctctaacaaggatcctggaactcca aacatttgcaacagctggagcccagcaggaacagggggggcacggcccgaccccccccagcgcctcacctcctcctcctcccctgggctccctcacagcccctcgccccgtgcagagggagcgcaaacgcagcccggagggcaaaggggccggccggccagcgtctattcagtcagtcgcgcgcctatcgagtcctgccagcgagtctgctccggggctcggggcgccccccggcgctccccctgcccctcggacacctctgatagcacatttccatacgttctgtatggcacgtcgaaatatttgggtggttttaatactttgtaccagctgtggtttgctgctaggtgactgtaaaagtgagatttggtaa
- the LOC126037497 gene encoding uncharacterized protein LOC126037497 isoform X1, with amino-acid sequence MVPTLGGSNKDPGTPVLLFGFTGNFPVQTIGMTALHLDRYNLLSNICNSWSPAGTGGARPDPPQRLTSSSSPGLPHSPSPRAEGAQTQPGGQRGRPASVYSVSRAPIESCQRVCSGARGAPRRSPCPSDTSDSTFPYVLYGTSKYLGGFNTLYQLWFAAR; translated from the exons atggtcccgactctgggtggctctaacaaggatcctggaactcca gttctgctttttggatttaccgggaacttcccagtccagacgattggaatgacagcattacacttggaccggtataatctgctttcg aacatttgcaacagctggagcccagcaggaacagggggggcacggcccgaccccccccagcgcctcacctcctcctcctcccctgggctccctcacagcccctcgccccgtgcagagggagcgcaaacgcagcccggagggcaaaggggccggccggccagcgtctattcagtcagtcgcgcgcctatcgagtcctgccagcgagtctgctccggggctcggggcgccccccggcgctccccctgcccctcggacacctctgatagcacatttccatacgttctgtatggcacgtcgaaatatttgggtggttttaatactttgtaccagctgtggtttgctgctaggtga